The window GGTGGTGTGAGGCCACCGTCGATCGCAGCGCGCGGATAGCCTGTTCCGGGTCGTCGGCCCCGAACACCGCAGAGCCGGCGACGAAGGTGTCGGCACCCGCCTCGGCCGCCTGGGCAATGGTCGACGGTGCGATTCCACCGTCGACCTGCAGCCACACCTGCGCGCCGCGGCGCTGGGCCTCGTCGCGCAACCGCCGCAGCTTGGGCATGGTCTCGGGCATGAACGACTGGCCGCCGAACCCGGGCTCGACCGTCATGATGAGGATTTGGTCGAAGTCGTCGAGCATGTCGAAGAGCCCCTCGACGGCAGTGGCGGGCTTGACCGCGACGCCGGCGCGTGCCCCGATCGCGCGCAGCCGGCGCGCCAGCGCCACCGGTTCGGCAGCGGCCTCAAGGTGGAAGGTGACCGACGCCGCCCCCAGTTCGGCGTACCCGGGTGCCCACCGGTCAGGGTCGTCGATCATCAGATGCACGTCCAGCGGCACGGGGCTGGTCGCCTGGATGCGCTCGACCATCTGCGGCCCGAACGTGAGGTTGGGCACGAAGTGGTTGTCCATGACATCGACATGCACGAAGTCGGCCGCCGCGATGCGGGCGAGCTCTGCCTGCATGTTCACGAAGTCGGCGGCGAGGATGCTGGGGTTGATACGCGCGTCGAAGGCCACGCCCCCCATTATGTCGGCCCGATCAGTTGCGTCGGCGCAGCAGGCTGATGAACATCGCGTCGGTGCCGTGCCGGTGCGGCCACAGTTGCGCGCGCCCTGATCCGTCGCCGGGGGCCGGCAGATCCAGTGGTGCACGGCTGAGCCCCTGCAGCACCGCCCGAGCATCCAACTGCTCGATGCGCTCACCGTGGGTGCGCTCGATCTCGGCGAGCACGCCGGTGGTCTCGGCCAGATGTGGCGAACAGGTGACGTAGGCGACGATGCCAGCCGGTCGCAGCGCGCCCAGCGCCGCAGTGAGAAGTTCGACCTGGAGCGCGGTCAGCTCCGGCACATCGGACGGCGATTTGCGCCAGCGCGCCTCGGGCCGACGACGCAGGGCTCCCAGGCCCGTACACGGTGCATCGACGAGGATGCGGTCGTAGGAGTCGGGGGTGGATGCCGCGAGTCGGCGCCCATCTTGCTCGGTCACCGTCACGTCGCCGGGCACGCCGGCCAACGCAGCGCGCACCAGACCCGCGCGCGCCGGCACGAGTTCGTTCGCCTCGAGCACGGCGCCGTGCGAGAGCGCCTCGGCCGCCAGGATCGCCGTCTTGCCCCCGGGGCCGGCGCACAGATCGAGCCAGCGCTCACCGTGTCGGACCGGTTCGGCACGGGTGAGGGCGAGGGCAGCCAGCTGCGAGCCCTCGTCTTGCACGCGCAAGCGGCCGCCCGAGCCGCTCACGAGCGGCTCGGGGTCACCGCTGCCGGCGCGGAAGCCGAGCGGGGAATACGCTGTGCGAGCGTGCCCGCTCGGAATGCCGGCCAGACCGGGAAGGGCCGCCATCGTCACGCGTGGGGCCTCGTTGTCGGCGTGCAGCAGCGCGTCGAGCTCGGCGACCCGGCCCTCGGCCGCGAGGGCCCGGCGCAGAGCCCGGATGATCCACACCGGGTGGGCGGTGCGCAGGGCAAGACGCTCGTCGTCTGAGCGGGCGGACTGCTCGATGCGTGCCATCCACTCGCCGGGTGTGTCGCGCGAGATGCGACGCAGCACGGCGTTCGCGAATCCCGACGCGGGGCGCCCCGCGGTGCGGCGCACAAGGTCGACGGTCTCGTTGACGGCGGCATGCGATGCGATGCGGGTGGACATGATCTGATGCACGCCCAGACGGAGCGCATCCAACACCGCGGGGTCGATCCTGTCGGCCGGGCGGTCTGCCGCCGCAGCGATCACGGCGTCGTAGGTCGCCTGGCGGCGCAGCGTGCCGTAGGTCAGTTCGGTGGCCAACCGCGCGTCGGTCGACGAAAGCGCGGCGCGGGTGATCACCCGCGGCAACAGCAGGTTGGCATAGGCGTCATCGGCGGCGACCGCGCGCAGCACCTCGAACGCGACGCCGCGGGCATCGGCGCTCATGAACCGGCCACCGGGTCATCGACTCGCAGGCCCCGCCACCAGTCGGCCGCGGCCATCGCCGGCTTGCCGGCCGGCTGCACGCGATCCACGGCGATCGGCTCGCTGGCGGTTCCGACGAGGATGTCGGTGCCCTCGGCGGCGATGCGTCCCGGCGCCAGGCCATCGCCGTGGCTGCCCGGCCGCGCTGCGAGGATCTTCACCCGGGCGCCGCCCACGGTGGTGAAAGCACCCGGCTCTGGAGTCACGCCCCGCCAGCGGGCCAGCACCCGATCAGCGGGTTCCTTCCAGTCGAGCCGGCCGTCGTCGACCGTCAGCTTGGCGGCCGTGGAGGCTTCGCCCTCCTGCGGCACAGGCTCTGCCCGGTCATGCGCGATGGCATCGACGACCTCGTCGACGAGGTATGCCCCGCGGTGCGCGAGGGCGTCGAGCACATCGCCGGCTGTCGCCATCGCCGGCGGCTCGTAGCGCAGTCGGGCGTAGACGTCGCCGGCGTCGAGCTCGGGCACGAGAGCGAACACACAAGCCCCGAGTGTCTCGTCGCCGGCGATGAGTGCCCGCTGCACGGGTGCGGCGCCCCGCCAGCGTGGAAGCAGCGAGAAGTGCAGGTTGATCCAGCCGTGCGTCGGAGCCGACAGCAGTGGTTCGTGCACCAGCCCGCCGTAGGCGACGATCACGCCGAGGTCGGGCTGCGCTGCCTGCACCGCTGTCGTGGCGGCGTCATCCAAGCGCGCCGTCTTGATCAGCGGCAGACCGAGCTGCCTGGCGGCCTCTGCGACCGGTGAGGGCGTGAGCACCCGTTTGCGCCCGAGCGGGGCATCGGGGCGAGTGAGAACGGCGACGATCTCGTGCGGCCCTTCGGCCAGGCGGTGCAGAGTCGGCACCGCAGCGGTAGGGGTGCCGGCGAACACGACGCGCATAATCTCCTCGCTTCCTGTCACAGCTCGGGATCGAGCACATCGACGCGCACCTTGAGTGTATTGCGCGGTCCCGGCGCACGCCCCTTCGCCGGGCGTCGTGTGCGCAACGCGGCGGTCACGACGGCTCCGCGCAGCGCTGCCGTGACGGCGCGTCCCTGCGCGTACGAGAAGCGCACCAGCGCCCGCATCGTCGGGGTGCCCTCCACCGCCACCGGGCCGAGAACCGCTTCGCCGGCCAGCTCGGGAACGGCCCCGCGCACTGCCGCCAACGCGGCGTCGAGTTCGACCGCGGTGCCCTCGACCACAGCCACACGCACTGTCGGCGGCATCTTCAGCGGGGCGCGCTCGGCGAGCTCTCCGCGTGCATATGCCGGCTGCGACCACGTCGCCAGCGCACGCGCGACAGCTCCGGTGACGCCGACCAGATGCACCGGCGCCCCGCGCGCGGCCAGGGCTGCGGCATTCGACCACCAGCGCAGGCACGACTCGCCGATGCGCAGTTCGCCGGCCTGCAGCATCCGGTCGCCGTCGAGGAGAAGCACCGCACGGTATCCCCCGGCGGCGATCGGTTCGGCCCCGCGGGTGGCCACGACCAGTCCCGGCTTGTCATCGACGCGGGTGCGGGGGTGCTCGCCGTCGGAGACGATGATGCGCACCCCGGGAAACGCGCGTCCGAGCTCATCGGCCGTGCGCTCACTGCCCGACGAGGCCATTCGCACCCGATCGGACGAGCAGGCGGCGCACGTCCACCCGTGGGCGGCGCGTCCGCACCAGGTGCACTCGGGAACCGCGCCGCGCCGGTGGGCGCGCAGCGGGCCGCCGCAGTGCCGGCAGCGCGCCGGCGTGCGGCACTGCGCACACACCAGCGAGGGAGCGAAGCCCGGTCGCGCGACCTGCACCAGCACGGGCCCGGTGGCAAGAGCTTCGCGCGCGGCGGCGAAGGCGGTGGAGGGCACCCGTGAACCGCGTGCCTCGCCCTCGCGTGTGGCGGAGAGGATGACGCGCGGTGACGAGCGGCGGCCGGCCGGAACCTCGCGCAGCCAGCCGGCATCCACGAGACGCTGCACGTCGGTGGTACGGGTGTGTCCGGCGAACAGCAGCGCCCCACCGTCAAGCTCCTGACGCACGAGTGCCGCATCGCGCGCATGTACCCCGGGGCTCAGCGGTTCGGACAGCAAGGGGTCACCGTCGTCCCAGCACGCCACCAGACCCATCTCGTGCACGGGCGCGTACACGGCCGAGCGGCTGCCGACCACGACGCACGGCACCGGGGCCAGAATGCGCAGGTACCCGGCATAGCGGCCGGGGCCGGACTGTCGCGCGTCGACGCGCACCACGGCCTCGGCAGGCACGAAAGACGCCAGCGCCGCCAGCACCTGCTCCTGATCGCGGTAGTCGGGCACGACCAACACCGCACTGCGCCCCTGCTCGAGACAGCTGGTCGCAGCGGCAGCCAGCAGCACCGCCCACGCTCCCACGTCGGTTCCGTCGGGCAGCGCCTCAGGCCAGGGCGGGGCATCCAGTGCGATGCGGGCACCGCCCCGAATCGCCTGCTCCAGGCCCGGATAGGCGGCGAGTTTCGCGGCAGCCTGCGCCGCGGCATCCGGAGCCACCGCGGGGCGGGTGGGCGCCGGGGCGGCCTGCCAGGCCTTCTCGGCCCGCACCATGCGCTTGGGCACGACGAGCCGCAGAATGTCGCCCGCTCCCCCGGCTGCTCGGTCGGCGACCGCACGGGCGAGCCGGTAGAGGCGTGCCGGCAGTACTTCGGTCGGCGAGACGACCGCTTCGAGGTCGGAGAGCGGTCGGTCAGCGGGGTCGTCGACCCCGTACTCGACGAGATAGCCTTCGACCACGCGCCCGGCACTGCGCAGCGGAACCTTCACCCGCACACCCGGCGTGGCCTGGACGGTCAACTCGTCGGGGATGACGTAGTCGAAAAGGCGATCCAACTGCGGCAACGGCGAGTCCACGAGCACGCGTGCCACGCGGCGCGCGGCCATGTCAGACCCCGGCGGCGCGGCGCAGCTCGTCGACCCGGGAGGTCTGCTCCCAGGTGAAATCGGGCAGCTCGCGCCCGAAGTGCCCATAGGCTGCGGTGCGCGCGTAGATCGGGCGCAGCAGGTCAAGCTGCTCGATGATGGCGCGCGGGCGCAGGTCGAACACCTCACGGATGGCGGCGGTGATCTTCTCGTCCGAGATCGTTCCGGTGCCGAACGTCTCGACATACAGGCCGACCGGACTGGCCTTGCCGATCGCGTACGCCACCTGCAGCTCGAGGCGCTCGGCGAAACCGGCGGCCACCGCGTTCTTGGCGACCCATCGCATTGCGTAGGCGCCCGAGCGGTCGACCTTCGACGGGTCTTTGCCGCTGAAGGCTCCCCCGCCGTGGCGTGCCGCCCCGCCGTACGTGTCGATGATGATCTTTCGGCCGGTCAGCCCGGCATCGCCCTTCGGCCCGCCCGTCACGAAGGGGCCGGCGGGGTTGATGTAGAACGCTGTGTTCGAGGCATCCAGCCCGGTGGTGGCCAGAATGGGATCGATCACCTCTGCGCGCACGGCGGCGCGCAGCGCCGGCATGGAGATATCGGGGTGGTGCTGTGTGGAGAGCACCACGGTCTCGATCGTGCGCGGCACCGCCCCCTCGAACCCGACGGTGACCTGCGTCTTGCCGTCGGGGCGCAGGAACGGCAGCGCGCCCGAGCGGCGCGCCTGCGCGAGCCGTTCGGCAAGACGGTGGGCCGTCCATGCCGTGATCGGCATGAGCTGCGGCGTCTCGGTCGTGGCGTAGCCGAACATGATGCCCTGGTCGCCGGCGCCGAGTTCGTCGATCGGGTCGGTCGACCCGTTGTCGCGGTGTTCGAGGGCGCGATCGACGCCGTGCGCGATGTCGCTGGACTGCTCGCCGATCGACACGCTCACCCCGCACGAATCGCCGTCGAAGCCCGTCTCGCTGGAGGTGTAGCCGATTCTGTTCACGACGTCGCGCACCGTGCCGGGCACATCGACCCAGGCCTCGGTGCGCACTTCACCGGCCACATGCACGAGGCCGGTGGTGACCATCGTCTCGACCGCCACTCGGCTGCTCGGGTCTTTGGCGAGCAGTTGATCGAGGATGCTGTCGGAGATCTGATCACAGATCTTGTCGGGATGCCCCTCGGTGACGGACTCGGACGTGAACAGGCGAAGCTGCGTCATCATGCTCCCAGGGTGCGAAGGCGGACGGGCACCAGTATGCCCCCGGCATCCGACACGGCGGGCGCCGGGGGCTCTGAATGACGGTGGATGACTACTCGACCGGACGCAGGCGGAGCTTGTCCTCGTTGATCTCGTGCAAGGCGATGGTCAACGGCTTGTCTTCAACGGTGGAGTCCACGAGCGGTCCGACGTTGTCGAAGAGGTTGCCTTCGTGCAGATCGGAGTAGTAGTCGTTGATCTGACGGGCACGCTTGGATGCGTAGATGACGAGCTGGTACTTCGAATCGACCTTCTCGAGAAGGCTGTCGATCGGGGGCTCGATGATGCCCTGGTTGCTTCCGGCCATGGGAAAACCTCCTGGTTGAGGGCGGATGCCGCACCGGTGGGTGCGGAAATCGTGGCGCGGACGACGCGCGATGACCCATTCTACCGGGTGCGCGTCACCGCCGGCTCAGCGTGCGAGGGCGGCGACCTCGGCGGCGGCGCGGGTGACGTCGTCGTTGACGACGCGATAGTCGAATTCGCCCTGTGCGGCCAGCTCGACCTTGGCTGTGCGCAGACGCCGCGAACGCTCTTCGGCGTCTTCGGTGCCACGCCCGATCAGCCGTTGCACGAGTTCGTCCCAACTCGGCGGCAGCAGGAACACGAGGGTGGCCGACGGGTCGGCCGCGCGCACCTGTCGGGCTCCCTGCAGGTCGATCTCCAGCAGCACCGAGCGGCCCGCAGCCAGCGCACGCTCGATAGGCATGCGCGGCGTGCCGTAACGGTACTTGTTGTGCACGGTGGCGTGTTCGAGCAGCTCCCCGCCGGCGATCATGCGGTCGAAGGCCGCGTCATCGACGAAGTAGTAGTGCTCGCCGTCGACTTCTCCGGGCCGGGGCGGCCGGGTGGTCGCCGACACCGAGAGCAGGATGTCGGGGTGGTTCTGCTTGACGCAGGCCGCCACGGTTCCCTTGCCCACGGCGGTCGGGCCGGCCAGCACGAGCAGCCGGCTGCGGGCCGCGCGCGGCGCCGGCTCGGGGAACCTGCCGTCCAGCCACGATCCCAGCGCCCGCCGCTGCCGCACGCCCAGGCCGCCCAGCCGCTTGACCGGCGATATCTCGAGCCGTGCGAGGATCCGGTCGCGCTTGCCCTCGCCGATCGCCGGAAGTGCGGTGAGAAAATCGGTGATCCGCAGCGTTCCGGCCGCCGAGGCGGCGTCGGCCACCGCGCGCCGCATCGCGTCTTGTGGGGTGACCACGCGCGTCGTCAGATCGCGTTTGAGGCTCGCCCGCGCGCGTCGCGCGGCGATCGCCTTCTGCGATGCTGCGATCCTGTCGACCTCGGGGGGATGCTTGGCGTCAGCCACGGACGTACTCCTCTGCGCGCCTGGATATGTGTGCGGCCAACCGGTCGGGCCCGGCGGCCAGGATACTGCGGCTCTCGCTGGCGATGACCGTCGGGGCCGCGGCCCCGAATCGCTCGGTGAGCTGGGTGGGTTCGGCGCCCTGATGCCCGAAGCCCGGTGCGAGGATCGGGGTCGGCGGGGCGGGCACCCGAAGACCGGCCGCCTGCCACTCCACGGTCGCACCGACCACGAACCCGAGGTCTGCCCACTGCCCGGCAGTGGTGCGCTGGGCGTTGCGCTCCGAAACCTCGGCGATGACGTGCGCCGAGACGGTGTCCCCGCTCTGAAGCAGGGCGCGCTGCTGGCCGAACGCATCGGCGTTGCTCGTCGCGGCGAGCACCAGCACACCCTTGTCGGATCTCTCCGCCAGGGCGAAGGCGCCCGAAAGCGCCTCCACGCCCAGGAAGGGGCTGGCGGTCAGAGCGTCTGCCTCCAGTGGCGATCCGGGGGTGAGCCAGGCCTGCGCGTAGGCATCCATCGTCGATCCGATGTCGCCGCGCTTCGCGTCGGCGATCACCACCAGGCCCGCGTCGCGTCCAGCGCGCAGCACGTCTTCGAGTGCCGCGAATCCCGCGGCTCCGTACCGTTCGAAAAACGATACCTGCGGCTTGACGATGCCTACGTGGCCGGCGGCGGCCTCGACCACCCGCAGGCCGAACTCGCGGGCCCCCGCAGCCGTGGCATCCATCCCCCACGAGCTCAGCAGGGCCGCGTGCGGGTCGATGCCCACGCACAGATGACCGTACTGCGCGATGGCTGCGCGCACGCGTTCGCCGAAGCCGGTCACGCACTCACCGCCGCACGATCGGCGGCGTACTCCTGCAGGCTGCGCACGTCGAACCCGTCACCGGTGGCATCCAGCGCGCTGACGGCAGCCCCCAGGGTGGCGATGGTGGTGAACAGCGCCTTGTCGCCCGCGACGGCTGCCGCACGGATCTCGTATCCGTCGGCACGCGCCGACATACCGCTGGGCGTGTTCACGACGATGTCGATTTCGCCGTTGTTGATCAGGTCGACGACGTTGCGCTCCCCCGACTCCTGGGTCTGGCTGTACTTGTTCACCACCGTGACCTCGATGCCGTTGCGCGCGAGGATCTCGCCGGTGCCCTCGGTCGCCGTCAGCGTGTACCCGAGCTGCTGCAACCGGTGCGCAGGCAGGATCACAGCGCGCTTGTCGGAGTCTGCCACCGAGATGAACACCGTGCCCGAGCGCGGGATGCCCCCGTATGCGGCGGCCTGGCTCTTGGCGAACGCCGTCGGGAAGTCGCGGTCGATGCCCATCACCTCACCGGTGGAGCGCATCTCGGGGCCCAGCACCGAGTCGACGGTCTTGCCATCGGCGGTGCGGAACCGTTTGAAGGGCAGCACCGCCTCTTTGACTGCGACCGGCGCCGACATGGGTACCGACGAGCCGTCGCCGGATGCCGGCAGCAGACCCTCGGCGCGCAGTTCGGCGATCGACGAGCCGGCCATGATGCGGGCTGCCGCCTTGGCCAACGGCGTGCCCAGGGCCTTGGACACGAACGGCACGGTGCGGCTCGCACGCGGGTTGGCCTCGATGACGTAGAGCACCCCGGCGCTGACGGCGAACTGCACGTTCAGAAGTCCGCGCACGCCCACCCCGGCGGCGATTCCGAGGGTGGCCTCGCGGACGCGTTCGATCTCGGAGCGCCCCAGGCTCATCGGGGGCAGTGCACAACTCGAGTCGCCGGAGTGGATGCCGGCCTCTTCGAGGTGCTCCATGATGCCGCCCAGGAAAAGTTCCGCACCGTCGTAGAGGGCATCGACGTCGATCTCGACGGCATCATCGAGGAAGCGGTCGACCAGCAGGGGTTTGCCCTCGCCGATGATGGCAGCCTCGCCGATGCGCACGAAGTAGTCGCGCAGGCTGGGGGTGTCGTAGACGATCTCCATGCCGCGCCCACCGAGCACGAAGCTCGGTCGCACCAGCACGGGGTACCCGATCTCTTCGGCGACCGATACCGCCCCGTCGACGTCGATGGCGGTGCCGTGCCGAGGGGCGACGAGGCCGGCGGCGTCGAGGATGCCGCTGAACAGACCGCGTTCTTCGGCCAGGTCGATAGCCTCGGGCTGCGTGCCCAGGATCGTGTATCCGGCGTCCTGGATGCCCTTGGCAAGACCCAGCGGCGTCTGGCCGCCCAGCTGGCAGATGACGCCGAGGATCGTGCCGGACCGTGACTCGGCGTGCAGCACCTCGAGCACGTCTTCGAGGGTCAACGGCTCGAAGTACAGCCGGTCGCTGGTGTCGTAGTCGGTCGAGACGGTCTCGGGGTTGCAGTTGACCATGATGGTCTCGAACCCGGCGTCGGACAGAGCGAATGAGGCGTGCACGCACGAGTAGTCGAACTCGACGCCCTGCCCGATGCGGTTCGGACCCGACCCGATGATGACCACCTTCGTGCGGTCGGAGGGCGCGACCTCTGTCTCGGCGTCATAGCTGGAGTAGTGGTACGGCGTCAGGGCGGGAAACTCCCCCGCGCACGTGTCGACGGTCTTGTACACCGGGCGCACGTCCAGACCGTGGCGGATGCCGCGGACCTCGGCCTCGCTCAGCCCCCGCAGCTGTGCCAGCTGAGCGTCGCTGAACCCGTGCTCCTTGGCCAGGCGCAGGGTGTCGGCATCCAGCTCTGCGGCGTCGTGCACGGCCTGGGCGACCTCGTTGATGAGCACTATCTGGTCGAGGAACCACGGGTCCATGGCCGTCGCGTCGAAGAGCTGCTCGACCGTGGCACCCCGGCGCAACGCCTGCTGGATGAGCACGATGCGACCGTCGGTCGGTGTCTTGGACTGTTCGATGAGCTCGTCGACAGAGCGCGCCTCGTCGCCCCAGTGAAAGCTCGACCCGCGCTTTTCGAGCGATCGCAGCGCCTTCTGCAGAGCCGTCGTGTAGTTGCGCCCGATGGCCATGGCTTCGCCCACCGACTTCATGGTGGTGGTCAGTGTCGTGTCGGCGGCCGGGAACTTCTCGAAATTGAACCGCGGCACCTTCACGACCACGTAGTCCAGCGTGGGCTCGAAGCTGGCCGGGGTGACCCGGGTGATGTCGTTGGGGATCTCGTCGAGCCGGTACCCGATGGCCAGCTTGGCGGCGATCTTGGCGATCGGGAACCCGGTGGCCTTCGACGCCAGCGCCGACGACCGCGACACGCGCGGATTCATCTCGATGACGATGATGCGCCCGCTGGCCGGGTCGACGGCGAACTGGATGTTGCATCCGCCGGTGTCCACACCCACCGCGCGGATGATGTCGATGCCGATGTCGCGCAGCTTCTGGAATTCGCGGTCGGTGAGGGTCAGTGCCGGCGCGACGGTGATCGAATCGCCGGTGTGCACGCCGACCGGGTCGACGTTCTCGATGGAACAGACCACGACGGTGTTGTCGGCACCGTCGCGCATGAGCTCGAGCTCATACTCTTTCCATCCGAGGATCGATTCCTCCAGGAGCACCTCTCCCGTCGGCGAGTCGTGCAGGCCTGCGCCGCCGATGCGCCGCAGGTCTTCTTCGTCATAGGCGAAGCCCGACCCCAGCCCGCCCATCGTGAAGCTTGGGCGCACCACCAACGGGTAGCCGAGCTTATCGGCACCGGCGAGCAACTCGTCCATCGTGTGGCAGATCACGCTGGCAGCGACATCCGCCCCCGCTGCGATGACGAGCTCCTTGAAGATCTGGCGGTTCTCGCCCTTCTCGATGGCGTCGGGCTTGGCGCCGATGAGTTCGACGTCGTAGGTGTCGAGGATGCCGCGTTCGTGCAGGGCCATCGCCGCGTTCAACGCCGTCTGCCCGCCCAGGGTGGGGAGGATGGCGTCGGGGCGCTCCTTGGCGATGATCGTCTCGATCACCTCGGGGGTGATCGGCTCGATGTAGGTCGCGTCGGCGAAATCAGGGTCGGTCATGATCGTCGCCGGGTTCGAGTTGACCAGGATCACGCGCACACCCTCCGCACGCAGCACGCGGCACGCCTGGGTGCCCGAGTAGTCGAATTCGCAGGCCTGACCGATGACGATCGGGCCCGAGCCGATGACCAGGACGGAGTGGATGTCGTCGCGCTTGGGCATCAGTTTCCTGCCTTCTGAGAGTCGAGGTGCGCGATGACCATGTCGCGGAAGCGGTCGAAGAGGTAGTTGGCATCGTGCGGTCCCCCGGCGGCCTCGGGGTGGTACTGCACGCTGAAGGCGGGGATGTCGAGGGCCCGCAGGCCCTCGACGACATCGTCGTTGAGGTCGACGTGGCTCACCTCCACGCGCCCGTACCCGTGCGGGCTCTCGACGGCCCCGGTGCGGGGCACGTCGACGGCGAAGCCGTGGTTGTGGGCGGTGATCTCCACTCGACCGGTCTGTTTGTCCAACACCGGCTGGTTGATGCCGCGGTGGCCGAACGGCAGCTTGTAGGTGCCGAAGCCGAGGGCGCGCCCCAACAGCTGGTTGCCGAAGCAGATGCCGAAGAACGGAAGTCCATCGTCGAGCACGTTGCGCAGCACCTCGACGTGGCGGTCGGATGCCGCGGGGTCGCCGGGCCCGTTGGAGTAGAACACCGCCACCGGGTCGATGGCCGAGATCGCTTCGAACGTGGCATCCTGCGGCAGCAGGTGCACCTCGAAGCCGCGACGGGCCAGGTTGTCGACGGTGGCCTGTTTGATGCCGAGGTCGAGCACGGCGAGGTTGCCGATCTTCTCGCCCTGTGCGCTGGTGACCGCGCTGGCGGTGATCGAAACGGCCGCCGACAGGTTCTGCCCAGCCATCTCGGGGGCCTCGCGCACGACACGCAGCTGCTCATCGGGGTCGAGATCGGCGGCCTCACCCGAGAAGATGCCGCCGCGCATGCTGCCGGCCGACCGGATGTGCCGGGTGACCGCGCGCGTGTCGATGCCGCTGATGCCGACGATGCCGTCCTGCTCCAGTGCGGCATCCAGCGAGGTGGTCGCCCGCCAGTTCGACACGACCCGCGAGGGGTCGCGCACGATATAGCCGGCCACCCAGATGCGGCGGGACTCGGGGTCTTCGTCGTTCATGCCGGTGTTGCCGATGTGCGGCGCCGTCTGCAGCACTATCTGCCCCGCGTACGAGGGATCGGTGAGGGTCTCCTGGTACCCGGTCATCCCGGTGGAGAAGACCACTTCGCCCAGGGTGGTGCCGCGGGCGCCGTAGGCGCGGCCACGGTGGCGGGTGCCGTCCTCCAGAATGAGCACGGCGGGGTCGGTGGTGAGGGTCATGCGGCGGATCCTGTCCGGGAGTCGTGGATGAGCGGGCGGATGCTGTCGGCCAGCGCTGTGGCTGAGGCATCCCGAGCCCGAAGATAGGTGTCGACACGCGTGCCGAGGTCGGTGCGCCAGGTGACGCGCACCAGGCCGTCCTTCTCGACGACACGGTCGATGGCCACGGTGGCCTGGGCGACATCGGCGATGCGCTCGGCCGGGATCACCAGGCGCTGCTGCCCGGGGATATCGAGGGCGATGCCGGTGTCGGCCACGATGATGTCGGCCCGCGAGCGGTAGCCGAGACCG is drawn from Microbacterium protaetiae and contains these coding sequences:
- the rpe gene encoding ribulose-phosphate 3-epimerase, whose protein sequence is MGGVAFDARINPSILAADFVNMQAELARIAAADFVHVDVMDNHFVPNLTFGPQMVERIQATSPVPLDVHLMIDDPDRWAPGYAELGAASVTFHLEAAAEPVALARRLRAIGARAGVAVKPATAVEGLFDMLDDFDQILIMTVEPGFGGQSFMPETMPKLRRLRDEAQRRGAQVWLQVDGGIAPSTIAQAAEAGADTFVAGSAVFGADDPEQAIRALRSTVASHHH
- a CDS encoding RsmB/NOP family class I SAM-dependent RNA methyltransferase encodes the protein MSADARGVAFEVLRAVAADDAYANLLLPRVITRAALSSTDARLATELTYGTLRRQATYDAVIAAAADRPADRIDPAVLDALRLGVHQIMSTRIASHAAVNETVDLVRRTAGRPASGFANAVLRRISRDTPGEWMARIEQSARSDDERLALRTAHPVWIIRALRRALAAEGRVAELDALLHADNEAPRVTMAALPGLAGIPSGHARTAYSPLGFRAGSGDPEPLVSGSGGRLRVQDEGSQLAALALTRAEPVRHGERWLDLCAGPGGKTAILAAEALSHGAVLEANELVPARAGLVRAALAGVPGDVTVTEQDGRRLAASTPDSYDRILVDAPCTGLGALRRRPEARWRKSPSDVPELTALQVELLTAALGALRPAGIVAYVTCSPHLAETTGVLAEIERTHGERIEQLDARAVLQGLSRAPLDLPAPGDGSGRAQLWPHRHGTDAMFISLLRRRN
- the fmt gene encoding methionyl-tRNA formyltransferase; the encoded protein is MRVVFAGTPTAAVPTLHRLAEGPHEIVAVLTRPDAPLGRKRVLTPSPVAEAARQLGLPLIKTARLDDAATTAVQAAQPDLGVIVAYGGLVHEPLLSAPTHGWINLHFSLLPRWRGAAPVQRALIAGDETLGACVFALVPELDAGDVYARLRYEPPAMATAGDVLDALAHRGAYLVDEVVDAIAHDRAEPVPQEGEASTAAKLTVDDGRLDWKEPADRVLARWRGVTPEPGAFTTVGGARVKILAARPGSHGDGLAPGRIAAEGTDILVGTASEPIAVDRVQPAGKPAMAAADWWRGLRVDDPVAGS
- a CDS encoding primosomal protein N' translates to MAARRVARVLVDSPLPQLDRLFDYVIPDELTVQATPGVRVKVPLRSAGRVVEGYLVEYGVDDPADRPLSDLEAVVSPTEVLPARLYRLARAVADRAAGGAGDILRLVVPKRMVRAEKAWQAAPAPTRPAVAPDAAAQAAAKLAAYPGLEQAIRGGARIALDAPPWPEALPDGTDVGAWAVLLAAAATSCLEQGRSAVLVVPDYRDQEQVLAALASFVPAEAVVRVDARQSGPGRYAGYLRILAPVPCVVVGSRSAVYAPVHEMGLVACWDDGDPLLSEPLSPGVHARDAALVRQELDGGALLFAGHTRTTDVQRLVDAGWLREVPAGRRSSPRVILSATREGEARGSRVPSTAFAAAREALATGPVLVQVARPGFAPSLVCAQCRTPARCRHCGGPLRAHRRGAVPECTWCGRAAHGWTCAACSSDRVRMASSGSERTADELGRAFPGVRIIVSDGEHPRTRVDDKPGLVVATRGAEPIAAGGYRAVLLLDGDRMLQAGELRIGESCLRWWSNAAALAARGAPVHLVGVTGAVARALATWSQPAYARGELAERAPLKMPPTVRVAVVEGTAVELDAALAAVRGAVPELAGEAVLGPVAVEGTPTMRALVRFSYAQGRAVTAALRGAVVTAALRTRRPAKGRAPGPRNTLKVRVDVLDPEL
- the metK gene encoding methionine adenosyltransferase encodes the protein MTQLRLFTSESVTEGHPDKICDQISDSILDQLLAKDPSSRVAVETMVTTGLVHVAGEVRTEAWVDVPGTVRDVVNRIGYTSSETGFDGDSCGVSVSIGEQSSDIAHGVDRALEHRDNGSTDPIDELGAGDQGIMFGYATTETPQLMPITAWTAHRLAERLAQARRSGALPFLRPDGKTQVTVGFEGAVPRTIETVVLSTQHHPDISMPALRAAVRAEVIDPILATTGLDASNTAFYINPAGPFVTGGPKGDAGLTGRKIIIDTYGGAARHGGGAFSGKDPSKVDRSGAYAMRWVAKNAVAAGFAERLELQVAYAIGKASPVGLYVETFGTGTISDEKITAAIREVFDLRPRAIIEQLDLLRPIYARTAAYGHFGRELPDFTWEQTSRVDELRRAAGV
- the rpoZ gene encoding DNA-directed RNA polymerase subunit omega, giving the protein MAGSNQGIIEPPIDSLLEKVDSKYQLVIYASKRARQINDYYSDLHEGNLFDNVGPLVDSTVEDKPLTIALHEINEDKLRLRPVE
- the gmk gene encoding guanylate kinase, producing MADAKHPPEVDRIAASQKAIAARRARASLKRDLTTRVVTPQDAMRRAVADAASAAGTLRITDFLTALPAIGEGKRDRILARLEISPVKRLGGLGVRQRRALGSWLDGRFPEPAPRAARSRLLVLAGPTAVGKGTVAACVKQNHPDILLSVSATTRPPRPGEVDGEHYYFVDDAAFDRMIAGGELLEHATVHNKYRYGTPRMPIERALAAGRSVLLEIDLQGARQVRAADPSATLVFLLPPSWDELVQRLIGRGTEDAEERSRRLRTAKVELAAQGEFDYRVVNDDVTRAAAEVAALAR